In Desulfarculaceae bacterium, the following are encoded in one genomic region:
- a CDS encoding alanine--glyoxylate aminotransferase family protein has protein sequence MKKVSLLAPGPTPVPPRTLLAMAQPLIHHRSSDFLEIFGKVRAGLKKIFKTENDVLVFCSSGTGAMESAVANLLSPGDKAIAIRGGKFGERWTEILEAYGCVPVNLDVEWGHAVKPADVAKLLADDPSIKAVYVQALETSTGVNHPIKELAEVTKDTGAVLVVDAVSALGVYDIPTDEWGLDVVISGSQKALMLPPGLAFAAIGPKAKKMMESSTCPKFYFSWAKELKTQSINKGSFTSPVPLFLGLLDIFEVMEEMGGLENIYKETEIKSKAFKAAVAAWGLELYSKENASTGLTAVMAPEGMDAQDVVGWLKNKYAIFIAGGQAQAKGKIFRVAHMGFISEFDTLQAISAIEMALAGLGYDFEMGSGVAAAQKIFGEA, from the coding sequence ATGAAAAAAGTCTCCCTTTTGGCGCCTGGCCCCACGCCGGTTCCGCCTCGCACCCTGCTGGCCATGGCTCAGCCCTTGATCCACCACCGCTCCAGCGACTTCCTGGAGATTTTCGGCAAGGTGCGCGCCGGTCTCAAAAAGATCTTCAAGACCGAGAACGACGTTCTGGTCTTCTGCAGCAGCGGCACCGGCGCCATGGAGAGCGCGGTGGCCAACCTGCTCTCCCCGGGCGACAAGGCCATCGCCATCCGCGGCGGCAAGTTCGGCGAGCGTTGGACCGAGATCCTGGAGGCTTACGGCTGCGTCCCGGTGAACCTGGACGTGGAGTGGGGACACGCGGTCAAGCCGGCCGACGTGGCCAAGCTTTTGGCCGACGACCCCAGCATCAAGGCGGTCTACGTGCAGGCCCTGGAGACCTCCACCGGCGTGAACCACCCCATCAAGGAGCTGGCCGAGGTGACCAAGGACACCGGCGCCGTCCTGGTGGTCGACGCGGTGAGCGCCTTGGGCGTGTACGACATCCCCACCGACGAGTGGGGCCTGGACGTGGTGATCAGCGGCTCCCAGAAGGCCCTCATGCTGCCTCCGGGCCTGGCTTTCGCGGCCATCGGCCCCAAGGCCAAGAAGATGATGGAAAGCTCCACTTGCCCCAAGTTCTATTTCTCCTGGGCCAAGGAGCTCAAGACCCAGAGCATCAACAAGGGCTCCTTCACTTCGCCGGTGCCCTTGTTCCTGGGTCTGTTGGACATCTTCGAGGTCATGGAGGAGATGGGCGGCCTGGAGAACATCTACAAAGAGACCGAGATCAAGTCCAAGGCCTTCAAGGCCGCCGTGGCCGCCTGGGGCCTGGAGCTCTACTCCAAGGAGAACGCCTCCACCGGCCTGACCGCGGTCATGGCTCCGGAGGGCATGGACGCCCAGGACGTGGTGGGCTGGCTCAAGAACAAGTACGCCATCTTCATCGCCGGCGGCCAGGCCCAGGCCAAGGGCAAGATCTTCCGCGTGGCCCACATGGGCTTCATCAGCGAGTTCGACACCCTGCAGGCCATCAGCGCCATCGAGATGGCTCTGGCCGGCCTGGGTTATGATTTCGAAATGGGCTCCGGCGTGGCCGCGGCCCAGAAGATTTTCGGGGAGGCGTAG
- a CDS encoding DUF3800 domain-containing protein, which translates to MKFAYFDESGKGDLLVMAGVIVDAYRMHITKEIWNDFLSNVSKALGKEITEFHTKDFYSGNGPWRQVSGDKRSDVMDSIVKWWLRRKHSLVVSAVDLNLFSTHQARHGLLSPWQAVALHCVLALQRNHQTIKSNKGHTVLIFDHQVREADKFCDLLNSPPNWTDSYYGLVGDGTQLNQIIDVPYFADSERALLIQIADLAAYLIRRHIELEDGIEPEKYQDESVKVSKWVNQLCSCCLPRACLYRRTNHCVASEIFRDMAPDAIKNLI; encoded by the coding sequence ATGAAGTTTGCATATTTTGATGAAAGCGGCAAGGGCGACCTGCTAGTAATGGCAGGGGTAATCGTTGATGCCTATAGGATGCATATAACAAAAGAGATTTGGAACGATTTTTTATCAAACGTTTCCAAAGCGCTTGGGAAGGAAATAACCGAATTTCACACCAAAGATTTTTACAGTGGGAACGGCCCTTGGAGGCAAGTAAGTGGAGACAAACGATCCGACGTAATGGACTCCATAGTTAAGTGGTGGCTGAGACGAAAGCATTCCTTGGTGGTAAGCGCTGTAGATCTCAATTTATTCTCTACCCACCAAGCGAGACATGGCCTATTGTCGCCCTGGCAGGCAGTTGCACTGCATTGTGTCTTGGCTCTTCAGAGAAATCACCAGACGATCAAAAGCAACAAAGGCCATACGGTGCTGATTTTTGATCACCAGGTTCGGGAAGCTGATAAATTTTGCGATTTACTCAACAGTCCGCCGAACTGGACTGATTCTTATTATGGCTTGGTTGGCGACGGCACACAGCTAAATCAGATAATTGATGTTCCATATTTTGCCGATTCTGAGCGAGCCTTGCTAATACAGATAGCTGATTTAGCGGCTTACCTAATAAGGAGACATATCGAATTAGAAGATGGTATTGAGCCAGAAAAATACCAAGATGAAAGTGTTAAAGTTAGCAAATGGGTTAATCAACTTTGTTCGTGCTGCTTACCCCGAGCTTGCCTTTATAGACGAACCAACCATTGTGTTGCGTCAGAAATATTCCGTGACATGGCTCCGGATGCCATAAAAAATCTAATTTGA
- the lipB gene encoding lipoyl(octanoyl) transferase LipB, which produces MPAPPIHRLDWGLTPYLEALERMRARHQERAAGKVPDALICVEHPPVFTLGRHAELGHVLMPPEKLAEMGFGLHEVERGGQVTYHGPGQAVVYMVISLRERGLGARNLVEAITRAVCNTAAEFGVEAAGDPERPGAWVQGRKLAAIGLAIQKGVTLHGLAMNVSTDLSHFNHIRPCGLDAPVTSLEREAKVAPGMSQVYDGLYKELVQELARFHNATE; this is translated from the coding sequence ATGCCCGCACCTCCCATCCATAGGCTGGACTGGGGATTGACCCCCTATTTGGAAGCCCTGGAGCGCATGCGCGCCCGCCACCAGGAACGGGCCGCGGGCAAGGTGCCCGACGCCCTGATCTGCGTGGAGCACCCGCCGGTGTTCACCCTGGGGCGCCACGCCGAGCTTGGCCACGTGCTCATGCCCCCGGAAAAGCTGGCGGAGATGGGCTTCGGCCTGCACGAGGTGGAGCGCGGCGGCCAGGTCACATACCACGGCCCGGGCCAGGCGGTGGTCTATATGGTGATATCCTTGCGGGAGCGGGGGCTTGGGGCGCGCAACCTGGTGGAGGCCATCACCAGGGCGGTATGCAACACGGCCGCCGAGTTCGGGGTGGAGGCGGCGGGCGACCCCGAACGTCCCGGCGCCTGGGTGCAAGGGCGCAAGCTCGCGGCCATCGGGCTGGCCATCCAAAAAGGCGTCACTTTGCACGGCCTGGCCATGAACGTGAGCACCGACCTAAGTCATTTCAACCACATACGCCCGTGCGGCCTGGACGCGCCGGTGACCAGCCTGGAGAGGGAAGCCAAGGTGGCCCCCGGCATGTCTCAGGTGTATGATGGGCTGTACAAGGAGTTGGTCCAAGAGCTGGCCAGGTTTCATAATGCAACGGAATGA
- a CDS encoding HAD family hydrolase, which yields MNHIKGIIFDFDGTLAELNLDFGDMARQVEALARDEGFGGPWPEGYLLEALKVVSAELGDGFPERAGRLIEAIEVEAAGRSRLFEFTRTLLCNATTLGYDLAVVTRNCGPAVRRLLPEVDELPVFLPREKSPRPKPHPGQLLDACDALGLPPMRAAMVGDHPTDMQAAVAAGCLAVGVTSGRVGEEELREAGAEVVLPDASGIIETLGRGF from the coding sequence ATGAACCACATCAAAGGCATCATCTTCGATTTTGACGGCACCCTGGCCGAGCTGAACCTGGACTTCGGGGACATGGCCCGCCAGGTGGAGGCCCTGGCCCGGGACGAGGGCTTTGGCGGCCCCTGGCCGGAGGGCTATTTGCTGGAGGCGCTCAAGGTGGTGAGCGCCGAGCTGGGCGACGGCTTCCCGGAGCGGGCGGGGCGGCTCATCGAGGCCATCGAGGTGGAGGCGGCCGGGCGCTCGCGGCTGTTCGAGTTCACGCGCACCCTGCTCTGCAACGCCACCACCCTGGGCTATGACCTGGCGGTGGTGACGCGCAACTGCGGCCCGGCGGTGCGGCGGCTCTTGCCCGAGGTGGACGAGCTGCCGGTGTTCCTGCCCCGGGAGAAGTCTCCCCGTCCCAAGCCCCATCCCGGCCAGCTTTTGGACGCTTGCGATGCCCTGGGCCTACCGCCCATGCGCGCGGCCATGGTGGGCGATCATCCCACGGACATGCAGGCGGCGGTGGCCGCCGGGTGTTTGGCGGTGGGGGTCACCTCCGGCCGGGTGGGCGAGGAGGAGCTAAGAGAAGCCGGGGCCGAGGTGGTGCTGCCGGACGCGAGTGGGATAATAGAGACGTTGGGAAGAGGTTTTTAA
- a CDS encoding APC family permease, which translates to MGDKGKSDGKIGFWEASAIGVGGMVGGGIFAVLGLSVQLARGGTPVAFAIAGAVALLTAYSYAKLSVRYPSRGGTVVFLDRVFGAGYFSGSANVLLWLSYVVMLALYSYAFGSYGATFFPGEHNALAKHLLISLGIVAPTVLNVASAKIIGQAEIYVVAIKLSILLFFLAMGFGGVEPSRLAMDQWVPAVPLVAGGMIIFVAYEGFELIANTGEDIKNPQKNLPRAFYTSVIFVIFLYVAIAVVCVGGLSIEKLVGARDYALAEAAKPFLGSAGFTLIVVAALLSTFSAINATLYGSARLSYTIAKEGELPAALERQIWGQPLEGLFITSGLALILANTADLSSISTLGSGGFLLIFAAVNAANLKDAGETKCNRCLAGVGAFACLAAFAAMAWQSISDTPAHAWVLVAMLGGALLLEGVYRLVGFKGPRKKKAQQAKPSA; encoded by the coding sequence TTGGGCGACAAGGGTAAGAGTGACGGCAAGATAGGCTTCTGGGAGGCCTCGGCCATCGGCGTGGGGGGCATGGTGGGCGGCGGCATCTTCGCGGTGCTGGGGCTCAGCGTGCAGCTGGCCCGGGGGGGCACCCCGGTGGCCTTTGCCATCGCCGGGGCGGTGGCCCTGCTCACGGCCTATTCCTACGCCAAGCTATCGGTGCGCTACCCCAGCCGGGGCGGCACGGTGGTGTTCCTGGACCGGGTGTTCGGGGCGGGCTATTTCAGCGGCTCGGCCAACGTGCTCTTGTGGCTGTCCTATGTGGTGATGCTGGCCTTGTACTCCTATGCCTTCGGTTCCTACGGGGCCACCTTCTTCCCCGGCGAGCACAACGCGCTGGCCAAGCATCTGCTCATCTCCCTGGGCATCGTGGCCCCTACGGTCTTGAACGTGGCCAGCGCCAAGATCATCGGTCAGGCCGAGATCTACGTGGTGGCCATCAAGCTGTCGATCCTGCTGTTCTTTTTGGCTATGGGCTTCGGAGGGGTGGAGCCCTCGCGCCTGGCCATGGACCAGTGGGTGCCGGCGGTGCCCCTGGTGGCCGGGGGCATGATCATCTTCGTGGCCTACGAGGGCTTCGAGCTGATCGCCAACACCGGCGAGGACATCAAGAACCCCCAGAAGAACCTGCCGCGGGCCTTTTACACCTCGGTGATCTTCGTGATCTTTCTCTACGTGGCCATCGCGGTGGTCTGCGTGGGCGGGCTGTCCATAGAAAAGCTGGTGGGCGCGCGGGACTACGCCCTGGCCGAGGCGGCCAAACCCTTCCTGGGCTCGGCGGGCTTCACCCTTATCGTGGTGGCCGCCTTGCTCAGCACCTTCAGCGCCATCAACGCCACGCTCTACGGCTCGGCCCGGCTTAGCTACACCATTGCCAAGGAGGGCGAGCTGCCCGCCGCCCTGGAGCGCCAAATCTGGGGCCAGCCCCTGGAGGGCCTGTTCATCACCTCGGGCCTGGCCCTGATCTTGGCCAACACCGCGGACCTGAGCTCCATCTCTACCCTGGGCAGCGGCGGGTTCCTGCTCATCTTCGCGGCGGTGAACGCGGCCAACCTGAAGGACGCGGGGGAGACCAAGTGCAACCGCTGCCTGGCAGGGGTGGGCGCTTTCGCCTGTTTGGCGGCCTTTGCGGCCATGGCCTGGCAGAGCATCAGCGACACCCCGGCCCACGCCTGGGTGCTGGTGGCCATGCTGGGCGGGGCGCTGCTTTTAGAAGGCGTTTATAGGCTGGTAGGGTTTAAAGGCCCTCGCAAAAAGAAGGCGCAACAAGCCAAGCCCAGCGCTTGA
- a CDS encoding sulfite exporter TauE/SafE family protein has product MVLGLMTVLAASGTLAQKQPAAGDSQATAQIASKDMPAKLQTAIAKSLADPKYADKTKKAVAAGVAQRGPEPGFLGIPGAPAAHYVWGLLWAIWVGWIFSTVGAFGGIMAGVGHITIFGLADYAKSFGKGNPVNKLVTDSIRVSNQWLVGLSALISSFNYYKMGRLVLPLGACLAIGGVAGSWMVPELSAGKVSLKDYLGYFGLIVFVLGCFLIYEMTPRGQASKKAAKAAAAAFEKSTKEGDTSDKGVKIVEGNQGLMWVALGCVVLSALWFNLYGKFMIVAYLLALAGMIITFFMGTIRFTFFGVEFKFRAFIPMLGGLIIAAIASFLGVGGGFLFVPFLTSVAGLPMFLVAGTSALAVLVGMIVSIFSYMVGKGVVVSWGLIGAELIGIFIGSMIGPRTSKYIPEKGLKWMFIILAFYVGLRYTTKGFLGQSWVPPF; this is encoded by the coding sequence ATGGTTCTGGGCCTGATGACCGTTCTGGCAGCGAGCGGCACTCTGGCCCAGAAACAACCCGCCGCGGGTGACAGCCAGGCGACGGCTCAGATCGCCAGCAAGGACATGCCGGCTAAACTGCAAACGGCCATCGCCAAGAGCCTGGCCGATCCAAAGTACGCCGACAAGACCAAAAAGGCCGTGGCCGCGGGCGTGGCCCAGCGCGGACCGGAGCCCGGTTTCCTGGGCATCCCCGGCGCGCCGGCCGCCCACTACGTCTGGGGCCTGTTGTGGGCCATCTGGGTGGGCTGGATCTTCTCCACGGTGGGCGCCTTCGGCGGCATCATGGCCGGCGTGGGCCACATCACCATCTTCGGCCTGGCCGACTACGCCAAGAGCTTCGGCAAGGGCAACCCGGTGAACAAGCTGGTCACCGACTCCATCCGCGTGTCCAACCAATGGTTGGTGGGCCTATCCGCCCTTATCTCCAGCTTCAACTACTACAAGATGGGCCGTCTGGTGCTGCCCCTGGGCGCCTGCCTGGCCATCGGCGGCGTGGCCGGCTCCTGGATGGTCCCCGAGCTGAGCGCCGGCAAGGTCTCGCTCAAGGACTACCTGGGCTACTTCGGCCTGATCGTGTTCGTGCTGGGTTGCTTCCTCATCTACGAGATGACCCCCCGGGGCCAGGCCTCCAAGAAGGCGGCCAAGGCGGCGGCGGCGGCCTTTGAGAAGAGCACCAAGGAAGGCGACACCAGCGACAAGGGCGTGAAGATCGTCGAGGGCAACCAGGGCCTCATGTGGGTCGCCCTGGGCTGCGTGGTGCTCAGCGCCCTGTGGTTCAACCTCTACGGCAAGTTCATGATCGTGGCCTATTTGCTGGCCCTGGCCGGCATGATCATCACCTTCTTCATGGGCACCATCCGCTTCACCTTCTTCGGGGTGGAGTTCAAGTTCCGCGCCTTCATCCCCATGCTGGGCGGGCTCATCATCGCGGCCATCGCCTCCTTCCTGGGCGTGGGCGGCGGCTTCCTGTTCGTGCCCTTCCTCACCTCGGTGGCCGGCCTGCCCATGTTCCTGGTGGCCGGCACCAGCGCCCTGGCCGTGCTGGTGGGCATGATCGTGAGCATCTTCTCCTACATGGTGGGCAAGGGCGTGGTGGTCTCCTGGGGCCTCATCGGCGCCGAGCTCATCGGCATCTTCATCGGCTCCATGATCGGCCCGCGCACCTCCAAGTACATCCCCGAGAAGGGCCTCAAGTGGATGTTCATCATCCTGGCCTTCTACGTGGGCCTGCGCTACACCACCAAGGGCTTCCTGGGACAGAGCTGGGTGCCCCCCTTCTAG
- a CDS encoding 3-phosphoglycerate dehydrogenase — protein sequence MKILVSDALHEKGVQIFKDEGFEVEVNTGLSPEELRQAIKGVSGLVIRSATQVDQALLDAADELKVVGRAGTGLDNVDIPAATEAGVVIMNTPGQNSNAAAELAMGHIFALSRHIARGNRGLKEGKWEKKQLRGRELKGKTLGIVGMGNIGRILAELGAGVKMKVIGFDPFLGPEDIKARGAEPASFDDILANSDYISIHVPKTAETSGLFNAENIAKMKDGAYLINCARGGIVDEGALCDALAEGKLSGAALDVFEVEPLPADSRLVFADDVACTPHLGANTFEAQENVAVAVANQISKYLKTGVADFAVNQPK from the coding sequence ATGAAGATACTGGTCTCTGACGCCCTGCATGAAAAAGGCGTGCAGATTTTCAAGGACGAGGGTTTCGAGGTGGAGGTCAACACGGGCCTGAGCCCCGAGGAGCTCCGCCAGGCCATCAAGGGCGTGTCCGGGCTGGTCATCCGCTCGGCCACCCAGGTGGACCAGGCTCTCTTGGACGCCGCCGACGAGCTGAAGGTGGTGGGCCGGGCCGGCACCGGCCTGGACAACGTGGACATCCCGGCGGCCACCGAGGCCGGCGTGGTGATCATGAACACCCCGGGCCAGAACTCCAATGCCGCCGCCGAGCTGGCCATGGGCCACATCTTCGCGCTTAGCCGCCACATCGCCCGGGGCAACCGGGGCCTGAAGGAAGGCAAGTGGGAGAAGAAGCAGCTCCGCGGCCGCGAGCTCAAGGGCAAGACCCTGGGCATCGTGGGCATGGGCAACATCGGGCGCATCCTGGCCGAGCTGGGCGCGGGCGTCAAGATGAAGGTCATCGGCTTCGACCCCTTCCTGGGGCCCGAGGACATCAAGGCCCGGGGCGCCGAGCCGGCCAGCTTCGATGACATCCTGGCCAACTCCGACTACATCTCCATCCACGTGCCCAAGACCGCCGAAACCAGCGGCCTGTTCAACGCCGAGAACATCGCCAAGATGAAGGACGGCGCCTATCTGATCAACTGCGCCCGGGGCGGCATCGTGGACGAGGGCGCCCTGTGCGACGCCCTGGCCGAGGGCAAGCTCTCCGGCGCGGCCCTGGACGTGTTCGAGGTGGAGCCCCTGCCGGCCGATAGCCGCCTGGTGTTCGCCGACGACGTGGCCTGCACCCCGCACCTGGGGGCCAACACCTTCGAGGCCCAGGAGAACGTGGCCGTGGCCGTGGCCAACCAGATCAGCAAGTACCTTAAGACCGGCGTGGCCGACTTCGCGGTGAACCAACCCAAGTAG
- a CDS encoding anaerobic ribonucleoside-triphosphate reductase activating protein — MPDPATTLPPAGLPPVKGFIETSFLDWRGQIAAVLFLPGCNFACPYCHNFALVSDPDSYLTLPLDGVLDRLKPFVGWIDGVVVSGGEPTLHPGLERLLGEVKQAGFKVKLDSNGYRPEALVRVVEQGLVDMVAMDVKAPLEPLAYRRSCGRAVEVDRVRESLEYLKACGVAHEFRSTICPQWHGPEELGRMAEAVGGCQAWTLQAMNPASAWNEEAVDGVSMYSAEELDELQRTIADPACRK, encoded by the coding sequence ATGCCTGATCCGGCCACCACCCTGCCCCCGGCGGGCCTGCCGCCGGTAAAGGGCTTCATCGAGACCAGCTTTTTGGACTGGCGGGGCCAGATCGCGGCGGTGCTTTTTCTGCCGGGCTGCAACTTCGCCTGCCCTTATTGCCACAACTTCGCCCTGGTATCGGACCCGGACAGCTATCTGACCCTGCCCTTGGACGGGGTGCTGGACCGGCTCAAGCCCTTTGTGGGCTGGATCGACGGGGTGGTGGTGTCCGGCGGCGAGCCCACCCTGCACCCTGGCCTGGAGCGGCTTCTGGGCGAGGTGAAACAGGCGGGCTTCAAGGTGAAGCTGGACTCCAACGGCTACCGGCCCGAGGCCCTGGTCCGCGTGGTGGAGCAGGGCCTGGTGGACATGGTGGCCATGGACGTGAAGGCGCCCCTGGAGCCCCTGGCCTACCGCCGCAGTTGCGGCCGGGCGGTGGAGGTGGACCGGGTGCGCGAGTCTTTGGAGTATTTGAAGGCCTGCGGCGTAGCCCACGAGTTCCGCTCCACCATCTGCCCCCAGTGGCACGGCCCGGAGGAGCTGGGGCGCATGGCCGAGGCGGTGGGCGGCTGCCAGGCCTGGACCCTGCAAGCCATGAACCCGGCCAGCGCCTGGAACGAGGAGGCGGTGGACGGGGTGAGCATGTATTCCGCCGAGGAGCTGGACGAGTTGCAGAGGACTATCGCCGATCCAGCGTGTCGGAAGTAA